A window of Citrus sinensis cultivar Valencia sweet orange chromosome 7, DVS_A1.0, whole genome shotgun sequence contains these coding sequences:
- the LOC102607290 gene encoding aminopeptidase P1 isoform X1, with protein MAEILSALRSLMSSHDPPLHALVVPSEDYHQSEYVSARDKRREFVSGFTGSAGLALITMNEALLWTDGRYFLQATQELTGEWKLMRMLEDPAVDVWMANNLPNDAAIGVDPWCVSIDTAQRWERAFAKKQQKLVQTSTNLVDKVWKNRPPVETYPVTVQQIEFAGSSVVEKLKDLREKLTNEKARGIIITTLDEVAWLYNIRGTDVPYCPVVHAFAIVTTNAAFLYVDKRKVSSEVISFLKESGVEVRDYDAVSSDVVLLQSNQLKPPADVQGSDLIWADPNSCSYALYSKLNSDKVLLQQSPLALAKAIKNPVELDGLKKAHIRDGAAIVQYIIWLDKQMQEIYGASGYFLEGEATKEKKHSGTVKLTEVTVSDKLESFRASKEHFRGLSFPTISSVGPNAAIMHYSPQSETCAEMDPNSIYLCDSGAQYQDGTTDITRTFHFGKPSAHEKACYTAVLKGHIALGNAVFPNGTCGHTLDILARLPLWKYGLDYRHGTGHGVGSYLNVHEGPQSISFKPRNVPIHASMTATDEPGYYEDGNFGIRLENVLVVTDANTKFNFGDKGYLSFEHITWAPYQIKMINLKSLTPEEIDWLNAYHSKCRDILAPYLDEAELAWLKKATEPASA; from the exons ATGGCGGAAATTCTATCTGCTTTGAGGTCTCTTATGTCCTCACATGATCCTCCTCTCCATGCTCTCGTCGTTCCTTCCGAAGATTATCACCAG AGTGAATATGTTTCTGCACGTGATAAACGGCGTGAATTTGTCTCCGGTTTCACCGGAAGTGCCG GTTTGGCGCTAATTACAATGAATGAAGCGCTCCTGTGGACGGATGGACGGTATTTCTTGCAGGCAACACAGGAGCTTACTGGTGAGTGGAAACTTATGCGCATGTTAGAGGACCCCGCTGTTGATGTCTGGATGGCCAAT aaTCTACCAAACGATGCGGCCATTGGTGTTGACCCTTGGTGTGTGTCGATAGACACTGCACAGAGGTGGGAGCGTGCTTTTGCAAAGAAACAACAGAAGCTGGTTCAGACCTCTACCAATTTGGTGGACAAAGTTTGGAAAAATCGACCACCAGTGGAAACTTATCCGGTTACTGTTCAGCAAATAGAATTTGCTGGTTCTTCTGTTGTAGAGAAGTTGAAGGATTTGAGAGAAAAACTCACTAATGAAAAAGCTCGTGGTATCATCATCACAACTCTGGATGAG GTTGCTTGGTTGTATAATATAAGGGGAACTGATGTACCCTACTGCCCAGTTGTTCATGCATTTGCTATAGTAACAACCAACGCAGCTTTTCTTTATGTTGACAAGAGGAAGGTGTCTTCTGAG GTAATCTCCTTCTTGAAGGAAAGTGGAGTTGAAGTGCGGGATTATGACGCAGTGAGCTCAGATGTGGTCTTGCTTCAGTCTAATCAGCTCAAACCTCCAGCTGATGTACAGGGATCTGATCTCATATGGGCTGACCCTAACTCTTGCAGCTATGCTTTgtattcaaaattgaattctgaTAAGGTCCTTCTGCAGCAGTCACCTTTGGCTCTTGCAAAAGCTATAAAG AACCCAGTTGAGTTGGATGGGTTAAAAAAGGCCCACATCCGCGATGGTGCAGCTATTGTGCAGTATATCATTTGGTTGGATAAGCAG ATGCAGGAGATTTATGGTGCTTCTGGTTACTTCTTGGAAGGAGAGGCTACAAAGGAGAAAAAACATTC GGGAACCGTGAAATTGACCGAAGTGACTGTAAGTGACAAGCTGGAGAGTTTCCGAGCATCTAAAGAG CATTTTAGAGGCTTAAGCTTTCCTACCATTTCTTCTGTTGGTCCAAATGCAGCCATCATGCATTATTCACCACAGTCAGAAACATGTGCCGAGATGGATCCAAACAGCATCTATCTATGTGATTCAGGAGCACAG TATCAAGATGGAACAACTGATATAACTCGTACTTTTCATTTTGGGAAACCCTCAGCACATGAGAAAGCATGCTATACTGCG GTTCTCAAGGGTCATATTGCTCTGGGCAACGCTGTGTTTCCTAATGGAACCTGCG GTCATACCCTGGACATTCTTGCTAGACTTCCTTTGTGGAAGTATGGTCTTGATTATCGACATGGAACTGGTCACGGAGTTGGGTCTTACTTAAATGTCCATGAAG GACCCCAATccatcagtttcaagcctcgaaaTGTGCCAATACATGCTTCCATGACTGCAACAGATG AACCTGGTTACTACGAGGATGGCAACTTTGGTATAAGATTGGAGAATGTGCTTGTAGTCACTGATGccaatacaaaatttaatttcggGGATAAGGGTTACTTGTCATTTGAGCACATAACGTGG GCTCCATATCAGATAAAGATGATCAACCTGAAGTCATTGACACCTGAAGAGATAGATTGGCTGAACGCCTACCATTCAAAATGTAGAGATATTCTAGCGCCATACTTGGATGAAGCTGAGTTGGCATGGCTGAAGAAAGCCACTGAACCTGCAAGCGCATGA
- the LOC102607290 gene encoding aminopeptidase P1 isoform X2 — protein sequence MNEALLWTDGRYFLQATQELTGEWKLMRMLEDPAVDVWMANNLPNDAAIGVDPWCVSIDTAQRWERAFAKKQQKLVQTSTNLVDKVWKNRPPVETYPVTVQQIEFAGSSVVEKLKDLREKLTNEKARGIIITTLDEVAWLYNIRGTDVPYCPVVHAFAIVTTNAAFLYVDKRKVSSEVISFLKESGVEVRDYDAVSSDVVLLQSNQLKPPADVQGSDLIWADPNSCSYALYSKLNSDKVLLQQSPLALAKAIKNPVELDGLKKAHIRDGAAIVQYIIWLDKQMQEIYGASGYFLEGEATKEKKHSGTVKLTEVTVSDKLESFRASKEHFRGLSFPTISSVGPNAAIMHYSPQSETCAEMDPNSIYLCDSGAQYQDGTTDITRTFHFGKPSAHEKACYTAVLKGHIALGNAVFPNGTCGHTLDILARLPLWKYGLDYRHGTGHGVGSYLNVHEGPQSISFKPRNVPIHASMTATDEPGYYEDGNFGIRLENVLVVTDANTKFNFGDKGYLSFEHITWAPYQIKMINLKSLTPEEIDWLNAYHSKCRDILAPYLDEAELAWLKKATEPASA from the exons ATGAATGAAGCGCTCCTGTGGACGGATGGACGGTATTTCTTGCAGGCAACACAGGAGCTTACTGGTGAGTGGAAACTTATGCGCATGTTAGAGGACCCCGCTGTTGATGTCTGGATGGCCAAT aaTCTACCAAACGATGCGGCCATTGGTGTTGACCCTTGGTGTGTGTCGATAGACACTGCACAGAGGTGGGAGCGTGCTTTTGCAAAGAAACAACAGAAGCTGGTTCAGACCTCTACCAATTTGGTGGACAAAGTTTGGAAAAATCGACCACCAGTGGAAACTTATCCGGTTACTGTTCAGCAAATAGAATTTGCTGGTTCTTCTGTTGTAGAGAAGTTGAAGGATTTGAGAGAAAAACTCACTAATGAAAAAGCTCGTGGTATCATCATCACAACTCTGGATGAG GTTGCTTGGTTGTATAATATAAGGGGAACTGATGTACCCTACTGCCCAGTTGTTCATGCATTTGCTATAGTAACAACCAACGCAGCTTTTCTTTATGTTGACAAGAGGAAGGTGTCTTCTGAG GTAATCTCCTTCTTGAAGGAAAGTGGAGTTGAAGTGCGGGATTATGACGCAGTGAGCTCAGATGTGGTCTTGCTTCAGTCTAATCAGCTCAAACCTCCAGCTGATGTACAGGGATCTGATCTCATATGGGCTGACCCTAACTCTTGCAGCTATGCTTTgtattcaaaattgaattctgaTAAGGTCCTTCTGCAGCAGTCACCTTTGGCTCTTGCAAAAGCTATAAAG AACCCAGTTGAGTTGGATGGGTTAAAAAAGGCCCACATCCGCGATGGTGCAGCTATTGTGCAGTATATCATTTGGTTGGATAAGCAG ATGCAGGAGATTTATGGTGCTTCTGGTTACTTCTTGGAAGGAGAGGCTACAAAGGAGAAAAAACATTC GGGAACCGTGAAATTGACCGAAGTGACTGTAAGTGACAAGCTGGAGAGTTTCCGAGCATCTAAAGAG CATTTTAGAGGCTTAAGCTTTCCTACCATTTCTTCTGTTGGTCCAAATGCAGCCATCATGCATTATTCACCACAGTCAGAAACATGTGCCGAGATGGATCCAAACAGCATCTATCTATGTGATTCAGGAGCACAG TATCAAGATGGAACAACTGATATAACTCGTACTTTTCATTTTGGGAAACCCTCAGCACATGAGAAAGCATGCTATACTGCG GTTCTCAAGGGTCATATTGCTCTGGGCAACGCTGTGTTTCCTAATGGAACCTGCG GTCATACCCTGGACATTCTTGCTAGACTTCCTTTGTGGAAGTATGGTCTTGATTATCGACATGGAACTGGTCACGGAGTTGGGTCTTACTTAAATGTCCATGAAG GACCCCAATccatcagtttcaagcctcgaaaTGTGCCAATACATGCTTCCATGACTGCAACAGATG AACCTGGTTACTACGAGGATGGCAACTTTGGTATAAGATTGGAGAATGTGCTTGTAGTCACTGATGccaatacaaaatttaatttcggGGATAAGGGTTACTTGTCATTTGAGCACATAACGTGG GCTCCATATCAGATAAAGATGATCAACCTGAAGTCATTGACACCTGAAGAGATAGATTGGCTGAACGCCTACCATTCAAAATGTAGAGATATTCTAGCGCCATACTTGGATGAAGCTGAGTTGGCATGGCTGAAGAAAGCCACTGAACCTGCAAGCGCATGA
- the LOC102606992 gene encoding UDP-glycosyltransferase 72E1-like, which produces MEITKPRVALLASPGMGHLIPVLELGKRLVIQNNHHATIFVVANDTSSEQLSKLVNSPDYDILDIVLLPCIDISGIVGTDASLVTQIAVMMHESIPALRSTISAMKYRPTALIVDLFGTEAMAVADEFEMLKYMFIASNAWFVAVTIYAPALDKKVLQEEHVNQKKPLKIPGCSAVRFEDTLEAFLDPYGPMYDGFLQVGMDMSKADGILVNTWEDLESKTLAALRDFNMLRRVAKAPVYPVGPLARSVASSPVSGSHVVLDWLDKQPHESVIYVSFGSGGTLSSKQTMELAWGLEQSKQRFIWVVRPPLDHDVFDSYLTAGSGALNTAEGALDYHYLPEGFLIRTRDVGLVVPMWAPQPEILAHPSVGGFLTHCGWNSTMESIVNGVPMIVWPLYAEQKMNATMLTEELGVAIRSKEVPSEKSVVGRGEIEMMVWRIVAEKQGHAIRNRVKELKHSAQKALINGGSSYNSLSKIAHECENSLQFTQEKAEGA; this is translated from the coding sequence ATGGAAATCACGAAACCACGTGTAGCTCTACTTGCAAGCCCGGGCATGGGCCACCTTATTCCTGTACTCGAGCTTGGGAAACGCCTGGTTATTCAAAACAACCACCATGCTACCATCTTTGTGGTGGCTAATGATACTTCAAGTGAACAATTATCCAAACTTGTCAACTCACCAGATTACGATATCCTCGACATCGTATTACTCCCTTGTATTGACATCTCCGGCATAGTCGGCACCGATGCCTCATTAGTTACACAAATTGCGGTTATGATGCATGAGTCCATACCAGCCCTTCGATCAACAATCTCTGCGATGAAATACCGTCCGACGGCTCTGATAGTTGACTTGTTTGGAACTGAAGCTATGGCTGTTGCTGATGAGTTTGAGATGTTAAAGTACATGTTCATTGCTTCTAATGCGTGGTTTGTTGCTGTCACAATATATGCTCCAGCTCTTGATAAAAAGGTGTTACAAGAGGAACATGTTAACCAGAAAAAGCCTCTCAAAATTCCGGGTTGCTCAGCGGTGCGATTCGAGGATACCCTTGAAGCCTTTTTGGATCCATATGGTCCAATGTATGATGGGTTCTTACAAGTCGGAATGGACATGTCAAAGGCTGATGGAATTCTGGTGAATACTTGGGAGGATTTAGAGTCCAAAACACTTGCAGCCCTGAGAGACTTTAACATGTTGAGACGCGTGGCTAAGGCACCTGTTTATCCAGTTGGTCCGTTGGCAAGATCGGTTGCATCATCGCCGGTTTCTGGAAGCCACGTAGTACTGGATTGGTTAGACAAGCAACCTCATGAATCTGTGATTTACGTGTCATTTGGAAGTGGTGGAACGCTATCATCCAAACAAACAATGGAGCTTGCATGGGGTTTGGAGCAAAGCAAGCAAAGATTCATTTGGGTGGTACGCCCTCCCTTGGATCATGATGTATTTGATTCTTATCTCACGGCTGGGAGCGGCGCCCTTAATACTGCTGAAGGCGCCTTGGATTACCATTACTTGCCGGAAGGGTTTCTGATTCGGACCCGAGATGTTGGGCTGGTGGTTCCCATGTGGGCTCCCCAACCGGAGATCTTGGCACATCCATCTGTCGGGGGATTTTTAACGCATTGTGGATGGAACTCGACGATGGAGAGCATAGTCAACGGGGTGCCAATGATCGTTTGGCCACTCTATGCAGAGCAAAAAATGAATGCTACTATGCTGACGGAGGAGCTTGGAGTGGCCATTAGATCTAAGGAGGTACCATCGGAGAAGAGTGTAGTGGGAAGAGGAGAGATAGAGATGATGGTGTGGAGAATCGTGGCGGAGAAACAAGGACATGCAATTAGAAATAGAGTCAAGGAGCTAAAACACAGTGCTCAAAAAGCTTTGATTAATGGCGGTTCCTCATATAATTCACTGTCCAAAATTGCCCATGAGTGCGAGAATAGCCTTCAATTCACGCAAGAGAAAGCTGAAGGTGCTTGA
- the LOC102606694 gene encoding anthocyanidin 3-O-glucosyltransferase 5-like has protein sequence MQTTKTHVALLASPGMGHLIPVLELGKRFATQNDFQVTIFVVATDTSTVQSQLRNLPNPHLFNIVSLPPVDISALLDADASIVIKIIFMMRESLPALRSSISTLKPRPTALFADLFGTEAFQIADEFEMLKYVYIASNAWFLAATIYFPTIDKRLQEEHYGRKQPLMIPGCRSVRFQDTLDAFTDPKDQLFDEYLRIGLEMVTADGILVNTWEDLEPTTLASLRDGISKLLPIYPIGPMVRTMGSSHMSENSSLLEWLDMQPTESVIYVSFGSGGTLSANQMIEVAWGLELSQQRFIWVVRPPMDNDVSGSFFKVGDGSSDGTPDYLPDGFLTRNAKMGLVVPDWAPQAEILGHASVGGFLSHCGWNSTLESIVNGVPLIVWPLYAEQKMNATMLAEELGVAVRPNEMPTENLVKREEIEMMVRRILVDKEGQALRSRVKELKHSAKKASTKGGSSYNALSQVAKQCEMSLQGLMAKVMGA, from the coding sequence atgCAAACCACAAAAACTCACGTAGCCCTACTGGCTAGCCCTGGCATGGGGCATCTCATCCCAGTCCTCGAGCTAGGCAAACGCTTTGCCACTCAGAATGACTTCCAAGTCACAATCTTTGTCGTGGCAACTGATACTTCTACTGTTCAGTCCCAGCTACGCAACTTACCAAACCCTCATCTGTTTAACATCGTCTCACTTCCGCCCGTTGACATCTCCGCCCTCCTTGACGCCGATGCATCAATagttatcaaaattatcttcATGATGCGTGAGTCCTTACCAGCCCTACGGTCTTCAATCTCCACATTGAAGCCTCGTCCAACAGCTCTGTTCGCTGACTTGTTTGGAACAGAAGCCTTTCAAATCGCTGATGAGTTCGAAATGTTGAAGTACGTGTACATTGCTTCTAATGCATGGTTTCTTGCAGCGACAATATATTTTCCGACCATCGACAAGAGGCTGCAAGAAGAGCACTATGGCCGGAAACAGCCGCTGATGATTCCAGGTTGCAGATCGGTTCGGTTTCAGGACACCCTTGATGCATTTACGGACCCCAAGGATCAGTTGTTTGACGAGTACTTACGTATAGGGCTTGAGATGGTAACAGCTGATGGAATTTTGGTCAACACATGGGAGGATTTGGAACCCACAACACTTGCTTCCCTGAGAGATGGAATCAGCAAGCTACTGCCCATTTATCCAATTGGTCCGATGGTTAGAACAATGGGATCATCGCATATGTCGGAGAATTCAAGCCTATTGGAATGGCTGGACATGCAACCTACTGAATCAGTAATTTACGTGTCCTTTGGTAGTGGTGGCACCCTCTCAGCCAATCAAATGATCGAGGTGGCGTGGGGACTGGAGCTAAGTCAACAGAGATTTATTTGGGTGGTACGCCCTCCCATGGACAATGATGTGTCCGGATCTTTTTTCAAAGTAGGGGATGGATCATCCGATGGCACGCCAGATTACTTGCCAGATGGGTTCTTGACACGTAATGCAAAAATGGGATTGGTGGTCCCAGACTGGGCCCCACAAGCGGAGATTCTGGGTCATGCGTCAGTTGGGGGATTTTTATCTCATTGCGGGTGGAATTCAACTCTCGAGAGCATCGTCAATGGGGTACCACTGATCGTATGGCCACTGTATGCCGAGCAAAAAATGAACGCTACCATGCTAGCAGAGGAGCTAGGGGTGGCCGTCCGACCAAATGAGATGCCAACAGAAAATTTAGTGAAGAGGGAGGAGATAGAGATGATGGTGAGAAGGATCTTGGTGGACAAAGAAGGGCAAGCACTAAGAAGTAGAGTCAAGGAACTAAAACACAGCGCAAAAAAGGCTTCTACCAAGGGTGGTTCCTCATACAATGCACTGTCGCAAGTTGCAAAACAATGCGAGATGAGCTTGCAAGGCTTAATGGCCAAGGTCATGGGTGCatga
- the LOC102631295 gene encoding anthocyanidin 3-O-glucosyltransferase 5-like, with translation MESSSSKPHAVLLASPGVGHVIPVLELGKRLVTLYNFDVTIFVVASQTSAAESKILQSAMSSKLCHVIEIPAPDISGLVDPDAAVVTIISVIMREIKPAFRSAISALKTTPTALIVDLFGTESLAIAEELQIPKYVYVGTNAWCVALFVYAPTLDKTVQGQYVVQNESFNIPGCRPLRPEDVVDPMLDRTNQQYFEYVRIGEEIPLSDGILVNTWEDLQPTALTALRDDKSLGRITKVPIYTVGPIIRRLGPAGSWNELFDWLDKQPSESVLYVSFGSGGTLTYEQITELAWGLELSQQRFIWVVRLPTETTGDGSFFTAGSGAGDDDLSSLLPDGFLSRTLDIGVVVPQWAPQIDILTHPSVGGFLSHCGWNSTLESITNGVPMIVWPLYSEQRMNATILTEELGVAIRSKVLPSKGVVGREEIKTMVRRILVDEEGYEIRAKVKELQRSAQKAWTRESGSSYSSLARLAKECGMMTKRNAND, from the coding sequence ATGGAGAGCTCAAGCTCAAAGCCACATGCAGTACTACTAGCAAGTCCCGGCGTGGGCCACGTCATTCCCGTCTTAGAGCTCGGTAAACGCCTTGTCACTCTCTACAACTTCGACGTAACAATCTTTGTTGTTGCCTCTCAAACATCAGCCGCAGAATCAAAAATCCTCCAGTCAGCCATGAGTTCAAAGCTTTGCCACGTCATCGAAATCCCAGCACCAGATATCTCCGGCCTCGTTGACCCAGACGCTGCAGTGGTTACAATAATTTCAGTAATCATGCGCGAAATAAAGCCAGCTTTCCGCTCTGCAATATCTGCTCTGAAGACTACCCCGACTGCTCTGATCGTGGACCTCTTTGGAACTGAATCTTTGGCGATTGCTGAAGAGCTTCAGATTCCTAAATACGTGTACGTGGGCACCAATGCTTGGTGTGTTGCACTCTTTGTTTATGCTCCAACTCTAGATAAGACAGTGCAAGGACAGTATGTTGTTCAAAACGAGTCGTTTAACATCCCGGGTTGCAGGCCCCTTCGACCTGAAGACGTGGTTGACCCGATGTTGGACCGGACTAATCAACAATACTTTGAATATGTGCGCATTGGTGAGGAAATCCCATTGAGTGATGGGATTTTGGTTAACACGTGGGAGGATTTGCAGCCAACAGCACTGACAGCACTAAGAGATGATAAATCTTTGGGCCGAATCACCAAGGTTCCGATTTATACGGTTGGCCCGATAATTAGGCGGCTAGGACCGGCGGGTTCATGGAACGAGTTGTTTGATTGGCTAGACAAGCAACCAAGTGAGTCAGTGCTTTACGTATCATTTGGGAGCGGAGGCACGCTGACGTATGAGCAAATAACTGAGCTAGCTTGGGGCTTGGAGTTGAGCCAGCAGAGATTTATTTGGGTGGTGCGCCTGCCTACTGAGACAACAGGAGACGGCTCGTTTTTCACTGCAGGGAGCGGGGCCGGTGATGATGATTTATCAAGCTTGTTGCCTGATGGGTTCTTAAGCAGGACCCTCGACATTGGAGTGGTGGTTCCACAGTGGGCTCCGCAAATAGACATTTTGACCCATCCATCAGTTGGAGGGTTTCTATCACATTGCGGGTGGAATTCAACGCTAGAAAGCATAACAAATGGCGTGCCAATGATCGTCTGGCCGCTCTATTCGGAGCAGAGAATGAATGCTACAATTCTCACGGAGGAGCTGGGCGTGGCTATTCGTTCGAAGGTTTTGCCATCCAAGGGAGTTGTGGGAAGGGAAGAAATAAAGACGATGGTGAGAAGAATATTGGTGGACGAAGAAGGATATGAGATTAGGGCCAAAGTAAAAGAGCTGCAACGTAGTGCACAGAAAGCATGGACTCGTGAGAGTGGTTCCTCTTATAGTTCATTGGCTCGGCTGGCTAAGGAGTGCGGGATGATGACCAAACGCAACGCCAACGATTAA
- the LOC102630993 gene encoding BES1/BZR1 homolog protein 2: MTAGGSSGRLPTWKERENNKRRERRRRAIAAKIFSGLRAEGNFKLPKHCDNNEVLKALCAEAGWIVEEDGTTYRKGSRPPRTPSEITGGSANISTCSSVQPSPQSSAFPSPVPSYQASPTSSSFPSPTRFEGNPSNYILPFLQNIASVPTNLPRLRISNSAPVTPPLSSPTSRGPKRKTDWESISNGTLSSFRHPLFAVSAPSSPTRRQHFTPATIPECDESDASTVDSGRWVSFQTVATLAAPPSPTFNLVKPVVQKNCIQKAVDGHKGLAWGMAAERGQVSEFEFESERVKPWEGERIHEVGVDDLELTLGSGKARG; encoded by the exons ATGACAGCGGGAGGCTCATCAGGGAGGCTGCCGACGTGGAAGGAGAGAGAGAACAACAAGAGGAGGGAGAGAAGGAGAAGAGCCATAGCCGCTAAGATATTTTCTGGGCTTAGAGCTGAGGGCAACTTTAAGCTACCAAAACATTGTGACAATAACGAGGTTTTGAAAGCCCTCTGTGCTGAGGCTGGCTGGATCGTTGAAGAAGATGGTACCACTTATCGCAAG GGAAGCAGGCCACCGCGAACCCCATCTGAAATTACAGGCGGTTCAGCAAACATCAGTACATGTTCCTCTGTTCAACCAAGCCCTCAATCCTCAGCTTTCCCCAGTCCTGTGCCCTCTTATCAGGCCAGCCCAACTTCATCCTCATTTCCTAGTCCCACTCGTTTCGAGGGAAATCCCTCAAATTACATTCTCCCGTTCCTTCAAAACATTGCTTCAGTTCCTACAAATTTACCTCGTCTTAGAATATCCAATAGTGCTCCAGTAACCCCACCTCTTTCATCTCCAACTTCTAGAGGTCCAAAACGAAAGACTGATTGGGAATCCATTTCAAATGGCACCTTGAGCTCATTTCGCCATCCCCTGTTTGCGGTATCTGCTCCTTCAAGCCCTACTCGTCGCCAACATTTTACACCTGCCACAATACCAGAATGTGACGAGTCTGATGCATCCACTGTGGATTCTGGTCGTTGGGTCAGTTTCCAGACAGTAGCAACCTTAGCAGCCCCTCCTTCGCCTACTTTTAACCTTGTCAAACCTGTGGTTCAGAAGAATTGTATTCAAAAGGCAGTTGATGGGCATAAAGGCCTAGCTTGGGGAATGGCAGCAGAGAGGGGGCAAGTTTCGGAGTTTGAATTTGAGAGTGAGAGagtgaagccttgggagggtGAGAGAATTCACGAGGTAGGTGTTGATGATCTTGAGCTTACACTTGGAAGTGGCAAGGCACGTGGATAA